The following is a genomic window from Amycolatopsis australiensis.
GCGGCAGGTCGTGGCCTGCCGAGACGGCCCGCCGCACGGCCCTCGCCACCGTCTCGTCCGGGTTCACGCAGCCGGCCACGACCGCGACGCCTTCACCCCGCTCGTCCCGGACGGCGAACGCGGCGACGCGCCCGGCCCGGACGCCGGGGTGCGCGGCCTCGACGGTGGCCTCGATGTCCTGGGGGTGGTGGTTGCGGCCGTCGACGATGATGAGGTCCTTGAGCCGTCCGGTGACGTACAGCTCGCCGTCGTGGACGAACCCGAGGTCGCCGGTGCGGAGCCAGCCGTCTTCGGTGAAGGTGCCGCCACGGCCCGGCCGGCCCCAGTAGCCGTCGGCGACGTTCGGGCCGGACACCCAGATCTCTTTGTCGACAAGGCGGATCCGCTGGCCGTACGGCCGCCCCACCGACACGCGCGGCTCGCCGTCGAACGTCGTCACGGTGGGGCCTTCGTCGCCCGCGCTCGTGACGAACACCGTCGCCTCGGCCAGCCCGTAGCACGGTTTGTGCGCGGTTCGCGGCAGCCCGAAGGGAGCGAAGGCCCGCTCGAAGGCTTCGACGGTGGCCGCGCGGACCGGCTCGCTGCCGTTGAGCACCGAGTTGACCTGCGAAAGGTCGACGTCCGTCAGCTCGACGGCGGCCTCGGCGGCCAGGTCGAAGGCGAAGTTGGGTGCCGCGGTGACCACGCCGGGGAACTCGGCGAGCAGGCGGATCCAGCGCAGCGGGTCGCGGACGAACTCCATCGGCGTGAAGAACACTGAGTGCGCGCCGAGGAACACGGGCGTGCCGATGAGCAGGACCAGGCCCATGTCGTGGAAGAACGGCACCCAGCCGGCGAGGTGGGCCGACGCGTCGGCGTGGTAGCACCGCGTCGTCTGCCAGCAGGCGGCCACCAGCGCGCGGTGCGAGATCACCGCGCCGGCCGGGCGGCTGGTCGAGCCCGACGTGTACTGCAGGTAGGCCGGGTCGCGCATCGCCACCTCGGCGGGCGGCTCGGTGTCGCCGGGCTCGATGTCCTCGACGGCCAGCACGACGGCCGCCGGCACCTTGTCGAGGAGGTCCTTCGAGGTGAGGCACACCGCCGGGGTGGCGTCCGCGAACGCCGACTCGATCCGGGCGC
Proteins encoded in this region:
- a CDS encoding fatty acyl-AMP ligase, with product MPPADVPDDVLTTPFTDYLLRNAAEDRPAFTCRTFPGPVDHTLTWPEVLARVRGVARELRRFTKTGDRVAIVARQDLGYVVAFLGTLYAGRIAVPLSVPTSRTNRARIESAFADATPAVCLTSKDLLDKVPAAVVLAVEDIEPGDTEPPAEVAMRDPAYLQYTSGSTSRPAGAVISHRALVAACWQTTRCYHADASAHLAGWVPFFHDMGLVLLIGTPVFLGAHSVFFTPMEFVRDPLRWIRLLAEFPGVVTAAPNFAFDLAAEAAVELTDVDLSQVNSVLNGSEPVRAATVEAFERAFAPFGLPRTAHKPCYGLAEATVFVTSAGDEGPTVTTFDGEPRVSVGRPYGQRIRLVDKEIWVSGPNVADGYWGRPGRGGTFTEDGWLRTGDLGFVHDGELYVTGRLKDLIIVDGRNHHPQDIEATVEAAHPGVRAGRVAAFAVRDERGEGVAVVAGCVNPDETVARAVRRAVSAGHDLPLRALWLVPPGAVPRTSSGKVSRAAARERWWGDNERHG